The DNA window GAAGGCAAGAGGAAAATGGGCTCCAGAGCTCTGTCCTCACTGTGAGACATGGCTTCTTCCAGGGGAACATAAAGCAGGGCTCTGCAGTCACTCAGGGGTAATAGGTGTCTTTGGTCACCAAGACTGGGCAGCCGTATCAGCTAACACCTAGTTTTTGAGGAGGATGACCCCAACAGGTGGACAACAAGCTGCTCACCTCCCTCACTTGCCCTCTTCATTCAGGGAGACATCCACCACTGTGCTGGCAGCGCCGCCATCCCCACCACTCTGCTTCTGTTGCGATGGCTTGATCTCGGTGTAAATGACATTAGAGGAGGCAGGTCCTGTCCCcttcttttcaaaattcagGTTGGCATAGGTCAGGTCTTCAGTCCCTGTCACTGGggctgcctgcagggagagaaCTATGAGTAGAGCAttggcttttccttctgtgcctCCCCTGCTAATGCATCTCCACTGGCACAACTCTTTGTGCTGCCCAAGCATTACCCAGATTGCTCAGAAGTGCCACCTACACAAACAAATAAGCCCTTATTTAATAGGAATTAATAAATGTTTAGGACCATGTTTTTAGAAAGCAAAGCTGATTTTACTATGAAATCCTTTAAGTGGGTATTCAACAGACAATGCTTTTTTTAacagggaggaggaaagcaATACATGCAAAGCTCTCCCTGGCTTACTGTACTGACCTGATTCCCCTCTGCCACTTCCCCGCTCACGAGCtctcctgaaaaagaaaatctagtTTAAATAGTAGTTTAAATAGTGACAAtgatcattattttaaattaagaaaataatgaaagaatgAAGCAAGCATCTACATTGGTCCTGCTTTTGTTCTGGTAGAGGATAAGACACCGTGGGTCTGTGGTTCTGAACATGGCCAAAGGGCTGGAGGGGTTGGCAAGGGCTTAAAAGCCCttggaggggctggagaagaGCTCTGAGGTGGACATTTCTGGATATGCAAGACCTGTTTCAATCACACAACAGGCTGTGCCATAACCAGACTCCCACCAGCAACTGGCCAGAAGTGAGGGAGGGGGGTGAACCTTCTCACCACGCTGGGACAGCTTCCTCAGGAGGACAGACTTGTGAAGGGAACACGGAATGAGCAAGAGCAGTAGGATGTCAAAGATGGACATCTCCCAAGCCTGGCTTTGTTCAGACCAGCACTTGAGGAAGAAATGCCAACCTGTTCTGTTccttctgcactgccacagcaggAAGCCAATCACCGGCATGTAAAGGAGTGTCCCGACTGCTAAGCCAAGGAGGATGCACAGGAGGAGATTGAATCCTGCACACAAAACATCAGAGGCACTTGTGAGCCACCATCCCCTGTGCAGAGATACATGCTGCCATTGCCTCCTTCATGGCAGGGTCAGTTTCCTCCCAGACTTGAGCTTCCAGACCCTGCACCTTCTACAGCTTCAGGGTGCTGACAAAATCCTGTGTTGAATGGCCTCCAAACTCATCCAGGGGGTAGTTTGGAGCATCAGAGCCCGTGCCCAGCATCACAGCCTCTGATCCACTGGTGCCTGCCCCAGTTTGGCAGTGGGTCCCACCCACTCATGGGAAAACATCTGGCTGTTTTCTCCGTTActgctcctccctcctttcccctgaggactcctcctgccctccactCTTGCAGCCAGGGGACTGTGGAGACACACCTGTCCAGATATTCCCTGTGACATCAGTCTGAGGTCCTGCACAGCCATAGCCTGGAAGGCAGAAACATGAGTGAGAGACTGTCCAGAGGCAGAGAACACCCTgcatcctgctctgctttggagCAGGAGCCTTGACCCCACAGTTCTGGCTGTCCCTCTTCTACcaccacagctccagccatgtCAGTATTTGGCTGATGTGCTGCAGATGGAGGATATGACAGGTCCTAGGAAGGGGTCAAtggcccagcagctccatggtGGGATCAGTCTGCCaaaagctgctgtgctgtgttggcTCCTCCAGTTCTTGGGATGCTTTCAAGGGAAACAACTCATGGAAGAGCCAGAGGAGTGCTGGATGTGCCCTGCCTGGAGtgcatcctgccctgcccactCATCTCCCCCATGGAAACAGACCCACTGCCACTTACTGACAGCTGCTTGTTGTGTGCTGTTTCTAGTGTCTGTTGAGTTTGGTCTTGTGATGAAGACCCTACACATGCAGATTCCTGTGCTGGCTGTACAAAAGCTTGAGCTGGTGAAATTCATACAGTTTTCTCTCAGAACCACGATGTTGGTTTGATTCTCCCCCTCAGGACATTCAGGTCTGTACCACTTCACTTGCACTGTGAGATTCTCCAAACAAATCTCAAACTGCACACTGGTGACTGGCTTTGCCATCTGACTGGCTGTTCCTgggggaaacaaaaccagaagtgatagctgaaatatatatatataaatataaatataatctTGCAGGGTCATGTCCCATGTGTCACTGATGAAAGACATGGTGAAGGGACCATCCTTTTTTGTACCAGCTGATGATCTTTTCCAAATCTGACTGCTAACCATTCCTCAGCACTCAATGCTGAAATGTTGCCTCATGCGACTGGATGCTGTGCAGTGCACAAACATTTCTGTGCCTCAGGAAGGATTGAAAATGTGAGGATTGGGGGAAGGCACCTCCTCCACCTGTGACACAGGCACCCAAGGAGGAAGTGCCTCAGGCTCCACCATTTCATGGAGCATGAGGTGGGACTGGCAGATTGACAGTGGAGAATGGTCAGCCCTagagaagcaaagaaaacatggtAAACAGattccctgcagcctctctggcTTCAACTCACCCCATAATGCTCTGGAGTACTTCAGAATCTGAGTTGAACTCACTTCACAGGTTCTCAGCTGAGTCCTCCCCCTCTCACCTCTCTTCAGTCCCTTCTTTCTACTCTGAGGGGTGTTAGTGGACTTCTGTCCCTTACCACCCTTGCTCAGTTCAGAACATCTGCTCTTGGACGTGTTCTTTACCATGGATGTGTTCTCTACCGTGCATGTGTACATTCCTGCATCTGCTTTGGCAAAGATGACTTGGACCAGATAATTTTTCTCTCCACACCACTTCCATTCTGCTGTTTTCCATCATTTCAGGTGACATTAAACCACTTCACCTCCCTGGTGGCACAGCTTGAGCCTACCTAGGACTGCAAGATGAGACCTAACCCTACCAACACATCAACTGTGGCTGAAATCTGGTGAGCAAgtcctgctggaaaaaaaaccgTATAGGAAATGGTTTTGTCTTAAGGAATATCCACATCTGCCATGTGAATCTGACCCGCACACAGTAATCAGGCTCAGAAGcctttctgtttccttcctccCAACTGTTTTCTCTCCCTGATGCTGAAGGCAAAGCTGGTTCAAAGCCCCCAGACCTCACAGCCTGTGCATGCACAGGTGCAAGGGGGACCCCTCTGCAAGGCACATGGCAAGGTGGTGCTGCAGAAGAGGGGCTAAATGATGCGAGaggcaaaaaaagcagcaagcacCTTCCACACCTTCTGCAGGCATAAGCAAAGAGGGAGCAGAGGCAAGGGCATTGGGGGACTTACCAACTGGCAGccaggtgaggagcagcaggggcagaaaGGTGTTGGCCAGCCAGAGCTCCATGCTTCCCAACAGCCTCATGGTGACGATGCTGGGTGCCTGGTGGGATCGGCCGGGAgtctctgtctgtccctgcagtgcaggGCCACTGCTCAGCCAAGGGGAGCTGAAGCCTTGCCGGGACCTCACCCCCTCACCACTGGGCCAGACAGTTCCCTCTGTGCTCACAGGCTTCCCctctcttccccttctcttGCCTCAGCCCAATTCTTATCTCCTCTCTTCACCGATTCCTCCTCTGGTTTCATCCTGACCACATAGTCTTGGCCCTGAGACACAAGTAAtgcccccaggagctgctgatggcCATCTCCCACTCCTCTAAGGCCCAGCCCAGCAGGTCCCTGCCACTTTCCCAGTCTCCTACAGCACCACCTCCCCACTCCACCCgagtctgttttgttttacaccAGGGAATGAACCGCGTGGAGgaagcagtgctgctgtcactgcGGGGGGATGGGGGGATGTCCACACCCATCTGGTGATCGGGTGTGCTCGCTGAGCCCAGGTGGGGACAAACAcaccctgccagcccccagGGACTTGCGGTTTGACATGAGCATGGGCTTGATCAGAGCGTTCTGGTTGCGGGGTGTACACGGCCCTGTAGAGCCTTGCCCCCACTCTGGCCATGAGTACCCAGATCCCAGCTGCCGCCCAGCCCCTGTATTCCCCTGCCACCTCTGGCATGAGGGACACCAGGACATGAGCGTCCACCAGGCCAGACACAGCTTGTGTCACCCTGCCACCAAAGGGACATGCGCAACAGTCAGCAGGCGCAGGCCCTGCTGTCTCCCCAGCCTCTGTGGGTGCAATCTCTGCTGCTCACCACTGCCTGCCACCGCTCTTCCTCTTCATGCTCAGAGCAAACCCATCTCCCATCTGCTATTTCCTCCCCTTTAGTTTCTATCAGCACCCATAGTAACAACCCTTCACACCATGCTGGGCTCACACAGCCCAGCCACACGTGTCTCCAGAAGAAAGGGTGCTCACTGGAGCTCTGCTCCACCAGCCAGTGGAACTTACTGGATGAAGCTGAGGTCTCATCTGCAAAACAACCCATGtaaggaaacagaaataccAGCATGACATCACCATTTGATAAGAGGGTACGGGATCCACAAGAATAACAAGTGAGAGGTTCTGTATCCCTCTTGCTCTCCCCTCTGGACCCCTTCATCTCTTCCCATATTATTTCTGATGTTCAGTTTCTCTCTGCATTCGAATCTTCATCTTCTCTCATTTCACAACTGCATAATGATGTGTATTTGTTTGattccttccttttcatttctattCTGGTTCCAACATTTCCTGGCACTGATGAAGCCAAGACCTTCTCCAGCAGGAAGTGCTTTCCCATGTTCCCAGCGGTGGTGCTGGTGGAACTAAAGGTTAATGTCTTGCCTTCTGCTgactccacagagctgctctcctaCCAGAGCCCCTTTCAGCTTCACAGCCACATTCCATGGTGCTCTCTgccaaagagaagagagagcagGAAATGACAATGCTGCTGTTAATCACAGGGTGCCCCGTGTCAGAAGCAGCTACCCCAGGGAGTACACAATGTCCACAGCAACAAGGAGGCTGCAGAGTTCCTCAGGAGGTCCCCACTCCCTTGAAGTGAGCCAGAGAAATACAGAAGGTGCCACCAAGCTCTTGCTCTCCCAACTGCTGGAAGCCGGCGAGGAGCCTCCCGTGcgatgttggggaggatgaggagagaaGTGAGA is part of the Hirundo rustica isolate bHirRus1 chromosome 11, bHirRus1.pri.v3, whole genome shotgun sequence genome and encodes:
- the LOC120757722 gene encoding uncharacterized protein LOC120757722 isoform X4, producing MRLLGSMELWLANTFLPLLLLTWLPVGTASQMAKPVTSVQFEICLENLTVQVKWYRPECPEGENQTNIVVLRENCMNFTSSSFCTASTGICMCRVFITRPNSTDTRNSTQQAAVSYGCAGPQTDVTGNIWTGFNLLLCILLGLAVGTLLYMPVIGFLLWQCRRNRTGELVSGEVAEGNQAAPVTGTEDLTYANLNFEKKGTGPASSNVIYTEIKPSQQKQSGGDGGAASTVVDVSLNEEGK
- the LOC120757722 gene encoding uncharacterized protein LOC120757722 isoform X1, yielding MVMSCWYFCFLTWVVLQMRPQLHPGQTETPGRSHQAPSIVTMRLLGSMELWLANTFLPLLLLTWLPVGTASQMAKPVTSVQFEICLENLTVQVKWYRPECPEGENQTNIVVLRENCMNFTSSSFCTASTGICMCRVFITRPNSTDTRNSTQQAAVSYGCAGPQTDVTGNIWTGFNLLLCILLGLAVGTLLYMPVIGFLLWQCRRNRTGELVSGEVAEGNQAAPVTGTEDLTYANLNFEKKGTGPASSNVIYTEIKPSQQKQSGGDGGAASTVVDVSLNEEGK
- the LOC120757722 gene encoding uncharacterized protein LOC120757722 isoform X2, which codes for MVMSCWYFCFLTWVVLQMRPQLHPAPSIVTMRLLGSMELWLANTFLPLLLLTWLPVGTASQMAKPVTSVQFEICLENLTVQVKWYRPECPEGENQTNIVVLRENCMNFTSSSFCTASTGICMCRVFITRPNSTDTRNSTQQAAVSYGCAGPQTDVTGNIWTGFNLLLCILLGLAVGTLLYMPVIGFLLWQCRRNRTGELVSGEVAEGNQAAPVTGTEDLTYANLNFEKKGTGPASSNVIYTEIKPSQQKQSGGDGGAASTVVDVSLNEEGK
- the LOC120757722 gene encoding uncharacterized protein LOC120757722 isoform X3: MKGSRGESKRDTEPLTCYSCGSRTLLSNGDVMLVFLFPYMGCFADETSASSRTASQMAKPVTSVQFEICLENLTVQVKWYRPECPEGENQTNIVVLRENCMNFTSSSFCTASTGICMCRVFITRPNSTDTRNSTQQAAVSYGCAGPQTDVTGNIWTGFNLLLCILLGLAVGTLLYMPVIGFLLWQCRRNRTGELVSGEVAEGNQAAPVTGTEDLTYANLNFEKKGTGPASSNVIYTEIKPSQQKQSGGDGGAASTVVDVSLNEEGK